From a region of the Pseudanabaena sp. ABRG5-3 genome:
- a CDS encoding amino acid ABC transporter substrate-binding protein yields MSLMPKHLPTDSLISPKKKIPLRQWCFFASLTIALLSGCQDQSTPTPTASPTSTAKPTTAAIAKDPEGILERVKTRGKLICGVNGKLSGFSYVDDKGVWSGLDVDYCKAIAAAVLGDAKAVEFKPLLAKDRFTALQSGEVDLLMRNTTRTLTRDVTPNISFAPTTFFDGQGIMVRIGAKPTTPSNSPSSSPSPSATTSASPSASPSPTSTPEPDKTSKSDSKESKSDKQSPKNSEESTLSLKELSGKKICVETGINATNLESALKEANIDIYPTILPDLDSVLNTYAKGDCDAISSEKSQLAAWRSKLPRPADHKILDVSFSKEPLSPALVGNDKRWRDVVTWVVYATFYAEELGISMDNYTIFKDTKNPEVSRFLGTSDSLGIELGLAPDWTTQILKQVGNYSDIYNRNLAPLDVPRGLNRTWKQGGLLYSMPFR; encoded by the coding sequence ATGAGCTTAATGCCCAAGCATTTGCCTACAGACTCTTTAATTTCTCCTAAGAAAAAAATACCCCTGCGCCAATGGTGTTTTTTTGCGAGCTTAACCATCGCGCTACTGTCAGGTTGTCAGGATCAATCAACCCCAACGCCTACTGCCTCGCCGACCAGCACTGCCAAACCTACAACGGCAGCGATCGCCAAGGATCCAGAGGGAATTTTAGAAAGGGTGAAAACTCGCGGCAAACTAATCTGTGGCGTAAATGGCAAATTATCAGGCTTTAGTTACGTTGATGATAAGGGAGTCTGGAGTGGCTTAGATGTCGATTATTGCAAAGCGATCGCGGCGGCAGTCTTGGGTGATGCCAAAGCCGTTGAGTTTAAGCCTTTATTAGCCAAAGATCGATTTACTGCCTTACAAAGTGGTGAAGTTGATCTCTTAATGCGAAATACCACCCGCACGCTAACCCGTGATGTCACCCCCAATATTTCCTTTGCCCCAACAACTTTTTTTGATGGTCAGGGGATAATGGTACGAATTGGCGCAAAACCGACTACGCCCAGCAATTCACCCAGTAGTTCACCTAGTCCTAGCGCAACTACTTCCGCATCCCCCTCAGCATCTCCTAGTCCCACTAGTACCCCAGAACCTGACAAAACTAGTAAATCAGATTCTAAAGAGAGTAAATCCGATAAGCAATCACCAAAAAATAGCGAAGAATCGACTCTCTCTCTCAAAGAGCTATCAGGCAAAAAAATCTGTGTGGAAACAGGTATCAATGCTACTAATCTCGAATCTGCTCTGAAGGAAGCCAATATTGATATCTATCCAACGATTCTGCCCGATCTTGATAGTGTCTTGAATACCTATGCTAAAGGTGACTGCGACGCAATCTCTTCCGAGAAATCGCAACTCGCCGCATGGAGAAGTAAACTTCCGCGTCCTGCTGATCACAAAATCCTCGATGTGAGTTTCTCTAAAGAGCCACTGAGTCCTGCATTAGTTGGCAATGATAAGCGCTGGCGGGATGTTGTGACTTGGGTGGTCTATGCCACTTTTTATGCAGAAGAGTTGGGCATCAGCATGGATAACTACACCATTTTCAAAGATACTAAGAATCCTGAAGTCTCAAGGTTTCTCGGTACTTCGGATTCACTGGGCATTGAGCTAGGGCTTGCGCCAGATTGGACTACTCAAATCCTGAAACAAGTCGGCAACTACAGCGATATCTATAATCGCAATCTAGCTCCCTTAGATGTTCCACGCGGATTAAATCGCACTTGGAAGCAAGGCGGTTTGCTCTATTCGATGCCCTTTAGATAG
- a CDS encoding prohibitin family protein — translation MQDQETSWQSLILVAILGILAVISFNSFVIINPGEAGVLSILGKAKDGVLLEGVHFKPPVISQVDVYDLTVQKFEVPAQSSTKDLQQLTASFAINFRLDPIEVVTIRRTQGTLQNIVSKIIAPQTQESFKVAAARRTVEEAITKRDELKLDFDEALSQRLSKYGIIVLDTSVVDLNFSTEFSKAVEEKQIAEQRAQRAVYIAREAEQEAEATINRAKGQAEAQRLLRETLTSELLQKQAIEKWDGKFPQVLGGNGAVPFLNLDITKSQR, via the coding sequence ATGCAAGACCAAGAAACAAGCTGGCAATCCTTAATCCTAGTTGCCATATTAGGAATTCTCGCGGTCATCAGTTTTAACTCCTTCGTGATTATCAATCCCGGAGAAGCAGGGGTATTGAGCATCTTAGGAAAAGCCAAGGATGGTGTATTACTAGAAGGTGTACATTTTAAACCGCCCGTAATTTCTCAGGTTGATGTCTATGATTTAACTGTCCAGAAGTTTGAAGTGCCTGCCCAAAGTTCTACCAAGGATTTGCAGCAACTTACAGCAAGTTTTGCGATTAACTTTCGCCTTGATCCTATCGAAGTAGTCACAATCCGTCGTACTCAAGGCACTTTGCAAAATATTGTTTCCAAAATCATTGCTCCACAAACTCAAGAATCCTTTAAAGTCGCAGCCGCTCGACGTACTGTAGAGGAGGCAATTACTAAGCGCGATGAACTGAAGTTAGATTTTGATGAGGCTCTCAGCCAGCGATTGAGCAAGTACGGCATCATTGTGTTAGATACCAGTGTCGTCGATCTAAACTTCTCCACAGAATTCTCTAAGGCAGTAGAAGAAAAACAAATTGCTGAACAACGCGCTCAAAGAGCTGTATACATTGCTAGAGAAGCTGAGCAAGAAGCAGAGGCAACCATTAACCGTGCTAAGGGTCAGGCGGAAGCGCAACGCTTGTTACGGGAAACCTTAACTTCTGAGCTTTTGCAAAAACAGGCGATCGAAAAATGGGATGGTAAATTTCCACAAGTATTAGGTGGAAATGGCGCAGTTCCCTTTCTGAATCTCGATATTACAAAATCGCAGAGGTAA